From a single Micromonospora carbonacea genomic region:
- a CDS encoding zinc-dependent alcohol dehydrogenase — translation MKALTWQGRRDVRVEDVPDPRIEEPTDAIVRITSTAICGSDLHLYEVLGPYLKPGDVLGHEPMGIVEEVGPGVTRLRPGDRVVVPFNIACGSCWMCDRQLYAQCETTQVTAEGKGAALFGYTSLYGSVPGGQAEYLRVPHAQFGPIKVPQTGPDERWLYLSDILPTAWQAVRYADTPPGGTLAVFGLGPVGQFCARIGRHLGAGRVIGLDLVPERLEMARRHGVEALDVSQLDDVPGALIDLVDGRGPDAVIDAVGMEAHGSTSGKLAQTAAGLLPDRLADAMIDRAGVDRLTVLKAALKAVRRGGTVSISGVYGGEVDPLPLMEMFDRGVQLRMGQCHVRRWTDEIVPLLAGDDDPLGVADLRTHRMPLARAPQAYEMFQKKEDGCVKVVLAP, via the coding sequence ATGAAGGCACTGACCTGGCAGGGCAGGCGGGACGTTCGGGTCGAGGACGTGCCCGACCCGCGCATCGAGGAGCCGACGGACGCGATCGTCCGGATCACCTCCACCGCGATCTGCGGATCGGACCTGCACCTGTACGAGGTGCTCGGGCCGTACCTGAAGCCCGGTGACGTCCTCGGCCACGAGCCGATGGGCATCGTCGAGGAGGTCGGGCCCGGGGTGACCCGGCTCAGGCCGGGCGACCGGGTCGTGGTCCCGTTCAACATCGCCTGCGGATCGTGCTGGATGTGCGACCGGCAGCTCTACGCCCAGTGTGAGACCACCCAGGTCACGGCCGAGGGCAAGGGCGCGGCGCTGTTCGGCTACACCTCGCTGTACGGGTCGGTGCCCGGCGGGCAGGCCGAGTACCTGCGGGTGCCGCACGCCCAGTTCGGCCCGATCAAGGTCCCGCAGACCGGCCCGGACGAGCGGTGGCTGTACCTGTCCGACATCCTGCCGACCGCCTGGCAGGCGGTGCGGTACGCCGACACCCCGCCCGGCGGCACGCTCGCCGTGTTCGGGCTCGGCCCGGTCGGGCAGTTCTGCGCCCGGATCGGCCGGCACCTCGGCGCGGGCCGGGTGATCGGCCTGGACCTGGTGCCGGAGCGGCTGGAGATGGCCCGCCGGCACGGCGTCGAGGCGCTCGACGTCAGCCAGCTCGACGACGTGCCGGGCGCGCTGATCGACCTGGTCGACGGGCGCGGCCCCGACGCCGTGATCGACGCGGTCGGCATGGAGGCCCACGGCTCCACCTCGGGGAAGCTCGCCCAGACCGCCGCCGGCCTGCTGCCGGACCGGCTGGCCGACGCGATGATCGACCGGGCCGGCGTGGACCGGCTGACCGTGCTCAAGGCCGCCCTCAAGGCGGTCCGCCGGGGCGGCACCGTCTCGATCTCCGGCGTGTACGGCGGCGAGGTCGACCCGCTGCCGCTGATGGAGATGTTCGACCGTGGCGTTCAACTGCGGATGGGGCAGTGCCACGTGCGCCGGTGGACCGACGAGATCGTCCCGCTGCTCGCCGGGGACGACGACCCGCTGGGCGTGGCGGACCTGCGGACCCACCGGATGCCGCTGGCGCGCGCGCCGCAGGCGTACGAGATGTTCCAGAAGAAGGAGGACGGCTGCGTCAAGGTCGTGCTCGCGCCGTGA
- a CDS encoding succinate dehydrogenase cytochrome b subunit has product MHWTTDPRSPSVGQVVLTKSRSPIRSNVGLKAVMAVTGILLVLFLVAHMLGNLKIFTGETAFDHYAHWLREIGTPLLPSTWFLWIQRTALLAAVLAHIGAATVLAVRARAARPVRYAHRKKVNGSYAARTMRWGGVIILLFVIYHILDLTTGHLNPEGVPGRPYGNVVADFAPERWYVTLFYTLAVVALGFHLRHGAFSAFRSLGQQTPAGERRARAAALGFAVVLCAGYLVVPFAVLTGLVA; this is encoded by the coding sequence ATGCATTGGACGACTGATCCCAGGTCTCCTAGCGTCGGTCAGGTGGTACTCACGAAATCCCGGTCGCCCATCCGGTCCAACGTCGGCCTGAAGGCCGTCATGGCGGTGACGGGCATCCTGCTGGTGCTGTTCCTCGTCGCGCACATGCTCGGCAACCTGAAGATCTTCACGGGCGAGACCGCGTTCGACCACTACGCGCACTGGCTGCGGGAGATCGGCACCCCGCTGCTGCCGTCGACCTGGTTCCTGTGGATCCAGCGCACCGCGCTGCTCGCGGCCGTGCTGGCCCACATCGGGGCCGCCACGGTGCTCGCGGTGCGCGCCCGCGCGGCCCGCCCGGTCCGGTACGCGCACCGCAAGAAGGTCAACGGCAGCTACGCGGCCCGCACGATGCGCTGGGGCGGCGTGATCATCCTGCTCTTCGTGATCTACCACATCCTGGACCTGACCACCGGCCACCTCAACCCCGAGGGCGTCCCGGGCCGCCCGTACGGCAACGTGGTCGCCGACTTCGCGCCGGAGCGGTGGTACGTCACCCTCTTCTACACGCTGGCGGTCGTGGCGCTCGGGTTCCACCTGCGCCACGGCGCGTTCAGCGCGTTCCGCAGCCTCGGCCAGCAGACCCCCGCCGGGGAGCGCCGGGCGCGCGCCGCCGCGCTGGGCTTCGCCGTCGTGCTCTGCGCCGGCTACCTCGTGGTCCCCTTCGCCGTACTCACCGGATTGGTGGCCTGA
- a CDS encoding polysaccharide biosynthesis protein — MLITGGTGSFGQTMVRRLLDRDVAEVRVLSRDEAKQDVMRRTLADDRVSYHLGDVRDLDSVLRATRGVDFVFHAAALKQVPSCEFFPLEAFRTNVVGSANVIEAADRHGVGSVVMLSTDKAVHPVSAMGMSKGMMEKLAQAHARGGSGGATVVSCVRYGNVMYSRGSVIPIFIEQIKAGVVPTVTDPDMTRFMMSLADSVELVEHAFQHARAGDIFVRKAGACTVGDLVVALCQLFDVPPKYDVIGVRHGEKQFETMASREELARAEDFGDFYRLPVDARRLSYASYVTEGRIGLPALPELSSATARRLDVPEIVELLLTLPQVRAELALCDPALAR; from the coding sequence GTGCTGATCACCGGAGGGACCGGCTCGTTCGGTCAGACGATGGTGCGGCGGCTGCTGGACCGCGACGTCGCGGAGGTGCGCGTCCTCAGCCGGGACGAGGCCAAGCAGGACGTCATGCGGCGGACCCTCGCCGACGACCGGGTCTCCTACCACCTCGGTGACGTCCGGGACCTCGACAGCGTCCTGCGCGCCACCCGGGGCGTCGACTTCGTCTTCCACGCCGCGGCGCTCAAGCAGGTGCCCTCCTGCGAGTTCTTCCCGCTGGAGGCGTTCCGGACCAACGTCGTGGGCAGCGCGAACGTGATCGAGGCGGCGGACCGGCACGGGGTCGGCTCCGTGGTGATGCTGAGCACCGACAAGGCGGTTCACCCGGTCAGCGCGATGGGCATGAGCAAGGGAATGATGGAGAAGCTGGCGCAGGCCCACGCCCGGGGCGGCTCGGGCGGCGCGACGGTCGTCTCCTGCGTCCGGTACGGCAACGTCATGTACTCGCGGGGCTCCGTGATCCCGATCTTCATCGAGCAGATCAAGGCCGGGGTCGTGCCCACCGTCACCGATCCCGACATGACGCGGTTCATGATGTCGCTGGCCGACTCCGTGGAGCTGGTCGAGCACGCGTTCCAGCACGCCCGGGCCGGCGACATCTTCGTCCGCAAGGCCGGGGCCTGCACGGTGGGGGATCTCGTCGTCGCCCTGTGCCAGCTCTTCGACGTGCCCCCGAAGTACGACGTGATCGGCGTCCGCCACGGCGAGAAGCAGTTCGAGACGATGGCCAGCCGCGAGGAGCTGGCCCGCGCCGAGGACTTCGGCGACTTCTACCGGCTGCCGGTCGACGCCAGGCGGCTCAGCTACGCGTCCTACGTGACCGAGGGCCGGATCGGGCTGCCGGCGCTGCCCGAGCTCAGCTCCGCCACCGCCCGGCGGCTGGACGTGCCGGAGATCGTGGAGCTGCTGCTCACCCTCCCGCAGGTCCGGGCGGAACTGGCCCTGTGCGACCCGGCGCTGGCCCGGTGA
- a CDS encoding fumarate reductase/succinate dehydrogenase flavoprotein subunit has translation MDLFAEGDPIADARAPQGPIETRWERRRFEAKLVNPANRRKLTVIVVGTGLAGGSAAATLAEQGYRVRSYCYQDSPRRAHSIAAQGGINAAKNYRNDGDSVHRLFYDTVKGGDFRSRESNVHRLAEVSVNIIDQCVAQGVPFAREYGGLLDTRSFGGAQVQRTFYARGQTGQQLLLGAYQALERQIGLGNVEMNARHEMLELIVVDGRARGIVVRDLVTGEITSEFADAVVLASGGYGNVFYLSTNAKGCNVTATWRAHRRGAYFANPCYTQIHPTCIPVSGDHQSKLTLMSESLRNDGRVWVPKAKGDGRAPKDIPEEERDYYLERIYPSFGNLVPRDIASRAAKNVCDAGRGVGPGGLGVYLDFADAIDRLGRQAIEAKYGNLFEMYERITGEDPYEVPMRIYPAVHYTMGGLWVDYDLQSTIPGLFVIGEANFSDHGANRLGASALMQGLADGYFVLPNTIANYLAAGPFERVDASHPEAVAARRDVEDRIRRLLAVDGDRTVDSFHRELGQIMWEHCGMERSEAGLRKAIDEIRALRGEFWKRVRVPGDGDGLNQSLEKAGRVADFFELAELMCVDALHREESCGGHFRAEHQTPDGEAQRDDDRFAYVAAWEYTGGDEPAVLHKEDLKFEYVHPTQRSYK, from the coding sequence ATGGACCTGTTCGCCGAGGGCGACCCGATCGCCGACGCCCGGGCCCCGCAGGGCCCGATCGAGACCCGCTGGGAACGCCGCCGTTTCGAGGCCAAGCTGGTCAACCCGGCCAACCGCCGCAAGCTGACCGTGATCGTGGTCGGCACCGGCCTGGCCGGCGGCTCGGCCGCCGCCACGCTGGCCGAGCAGGGCTACCGGGTCCGGTCGTACTGCTACCAGGACAGCCCGCGCCGGGCCCACTCGATCGCCGCGCAGGGCGGCATCAACGCCGCCAAGAACTACCGCAACGACGGCGACTCGGTGCACCGGCTGTTCTACGACACCGTCAAGGGCGGCGACTTCCGCTCCCGCGAGTCCAACGTGCACCGGCTGGCCGAGGTCTCGGTCAACATCATCGACCAGTGCGTCGCCCAGGGCGTACCGTTCGCCCGCGAGTACGGCGGCCTGCTCGACACCCGCTCCTTCGGCGGCGCGCAGGTGCAGCGCACCTTCTACGCCCGGGGGCAGACGGGCCAGCAGCTCCTGCTCGGGGCGTACCAGGCCCTGGAGCGGCAGATCGGGCTGGGCAACGTGGAGATGAACGCCCGCCACGAGATGCTGGAGCTGATCGTCGTCGACGGCCGGGCCCGGGGCATCGTGGTGCGGGACCTGGTCACCGGCGAGATCACCAGCGAGTTCGCCGACGCGGTGGTGCTGGCCTCCGGCGGCTACGGCAACGTCTTCTACCTCTCCACCAACGCCAAGGGCTGCAACGTCACCGCCACCTGGCGGGCGCACCGCCGGGGCGCGTACTTCGCCAACCCCTGCTACACGCAGATCCACCCGACCTGCATCCCCGTCTCCGGCGACCACCAGTCGAAGCTGACGCTGATGAGCGAGTCGCTGCGCAACGACGGCCGGGTGTGGGTGCCGAAGGCCAAGGGCGACGGCCGCGCCCCCAAGGACATCCCTGAGGAAGAGCGGGACTACTACCTCGAACGGATCTACCCGTCCTTCGGCAACCTGGTGCCCCGCGACATCGCCTCCCGGGCGGCGAAGAACGTCTGCGACGCCGGGCGCGGCGTGGGCCCCGGCGGGCTCGGTGTCTACCTCGACTTCGCCGACGCCATCGACCGCCTCGGCCGCCAGGCCATCGAGGCCAAGTACGGCAACCTCTTCGAGATGTACGAGCGGATCACCGGCGAGGACCCGTACGAGGTGCCGATGCGGATCTACCCCGCCGTGCACTACACGATGGGCGGCCTCTGGGTCGACTACGACCTCCAGTCGACCATCCCCGGACTGTTCGTGATCGGCGAGGCGAACTTCTCCGACCACGGCGCGAACCGGCTCGGCGCGTCCGCGCTGATGCAGGGCCTCGCCGACGGCTACTTCGTGCTGCCCAACACGATCGCCAACTACCTGGCGGCCGGGCCGTTCGAGCGGGTCGACGCCAGCCACCCGGAGGCGGTGGCGGCGCGGCGCGACGTCGAGGACCGGATCCGGCGGCTGCTCGCCGTCGACGGCGACCGGACGGTCGACTCGTTCCACCGCGAGCTGGGCCAGATCATGTGGGAGCACTGCGGCATGGAGCGCAGCGAGGCCGGGCTGCGCAAGGCCATCGACGAGATCCGGGCGCTGCGCGGGGAGTTCTGGAAGCGGGTCCGCGTCCCCGGCGACGGCGACGGGCTCAACCAGTCGCTGGAGAAGGCCGGCCGGGTGGCCGACTTCTTCGAGCTGGCCGAGCTGATGTGCGTCGACGCCCTGCACCGCGAGGAGTCCTGCGGCGGCCACTTCCGGGCCGAGCACCAGACCCCCGACGGCGAGGCGCAGCGCGACGACGACCGGTTCGCCTACGTGGCGGCCTGGGAGTACACCGGCGGCGACGAGCCGGCCGTGCTGCACAAGGAAGACCTCAAGTTCGAGTACGTGCACCCGACGCAGCGGAGCTACAAGTGA
- a CDS encoding serine hydrolase → MTIRVNRRAALGIGTVATAGTVLGAAAPASAAGRPRAAATPAEAAAQVAAGYAQETARAGGNWQAYVSVANGSAAPLVAVADEADRRIEAYSVNKIAVAVAVLDKVDRGLLTLAQRVDVTASIVIPGGDGIFSLDGAYPSSVTLGHALAALLTVSDDTAVRLCGLVCPAAELNQILVAKGFPNTQVQPVANPNRFYLGTSTPRETHDLLRKLVGGTLLSASSTAFLLGLLRSPIAFTDGVRREMSSTERARVATKAGWFDTARHEAGIVFDAAGAPVLTYALFADGQAGAGDFGATHPAVQARARLGRVFLTAVAGLAGVGPAHRAVVQRPSNGG, encoded by the coding sequence GTGACGATCAGAGTGAACCGCAGGGCCGCGCTGGGCATCGGCACGGTGGCCACCGCCGGCACGGTGCTCGGCGCCGCCGCGCCCGCCTCCGCCGCCGGCCGGCCCCGGGCGGCGGCCACCCCGGCCGAGGCCGCCGCCCAGGTCGCCGCGGGCTACGCGCAGGAGACCGCGCGGGCCGGGGGCAACTGGCAGGCGTACGTGAGCGTCGCCAACGGCTCCGCCGCGCCGCTGGTGGCCGTCGCCGACGAGGCGGACCGGCGGATCGAGGCGTACAGCGTCAACAAGATCGCCGTGGCCGTGGCGGTGCTGGACAAGGTCGACCGGGGGCTGCTCACGCTCGCCCAGCGGGTCGACGTGACCGCGTCCATCGTGATCCCCGGCGGCGACGGCATCTTCAGCCTCGACGGCGCGTACCCGAGCAGCGTCACCCTGGGGCACGCCCTGGCGGCCCTGCTGACGGTCTCCGACGACACCGCCGTGCGGCTCTGCGGCCTGGTCTGCCCGGCCGCCGAGCTGAACCAGATCCTCGTCGCGAAGGGCTTCCCGAACACGCAGGTGCAGCCGGTGGCCAACCCGAACCGGTTCTACCTCGGCACGAGCACCCCACGGGAGACGCACGACCTGCTGCGGAAGCTGGTGGGCGGCACGCTGCTGTCGGCGTCCTCGACGGCGTTCCTGCTCGGCCTGCTGCGCTCCCCCATCGCGTTCACCGACGGGGTGCGGCGCGAGATGTCCTCGACCGAGCGGGCGCGGGTCGCCACCAAGGCGGGCTGGTTCGACACGGCCCGGCACGAGGCCGGGATCGTCTTCGACGCCGCCGGCGCGCCGGTGCTGACGTACGCGCTGTTCGCCGACGGGCAGGCCGGCGCGGGCGACTTCGGCGCGACCCACCCGGCGGTGCAGGCCCGGGCCCGGCTGGGCCGCGTCTTCCTGACCGCCGTCGCGGGGCTGGCCGGCGTCGGCCCGGCCCACCGGGCCGTCGTCCAGCGGCCGAGCAACGGCGGCTGA
- a CDS encoding MBL fold metallo-hydrolase produces MEAPAEQAAQRALARRLRGAAGLAALAGLAWVARDVPAALGGRLSGARAERAARSPQFRDGAFRNRASTRTMAGSPDRNLVRELIFGKQKRRPTAAVPLVRPADPPAAATDRELGVVWYGHASALIEIEGHRVLVDPVWSDRCSPSALLGPRRLHEPPVGLHELPTVDAVVISHDHYDHLDMATVRALTAGQSAPFVVPLGVGAHLERWGVPEDRIVELDWAESHRIGGLTITATAAQHFSGRGLRRDGTLWSSWVVAGAHRRVFYTGDSGYFDGYAEIGAEHGPFDVTLIQIGAYDRAWPSIHMFPEEAVAAHLDLRGGLLLPVHWATFNLALHDWSEPVDRLWAEAKARDVRLAVPRPGERVVVDDPPAVDGWWQSIA; encoded by the coding sequence ATGGAGGCACCAGCGGAACAGGCCGCCCAGCGGGCCTTGGCGCGCCGGCTGCGCGGCGCGGCCGGGCTCGCCGCACTGGCGGGCCTGGCCTGGGTGGCCCGCGACGTGCCGGCCGCCCTGGGCGGGCGGCTCAGCGGGGCCCGCGCCGAGCGGGCCGCCCGCTCCCCGCAGTTCCGCGACGGCGCCTTCCGCAACCGGGCGAGCACCCGCACCATGGCCGGCTCGCCCGACCGCAACCTGGTCCGCGAGCTGATCTTCGGCAAGCAGAAGCGCCGGCCGACCGCCGCCGTGCCGCTGGTGCGCCCGGCCGACCCGCCGGCCGCCGCCACCGACCGCGAGCTGGGCGTCGTCTGGTATGGCCACGCCTCCGCGCTGATCGAGATCGAGGGTCACCGGGTGCTGGTCGACCCGGTGTGGAGCGACCGGTGCTCGCCGTCGGCGCTGCTCGGGCCGCGCCGGCTGCACGAGCCCCCGGTGGGCCTGCACGAACTGCCCACCGTGGACGCGGTCGTGATCTCCCACGACCACTACGACCACCTCGACATGGCCACCGTGCGGGCGCTGACCGCCGGCCAGTCCGCGCCGTTCGTGGTGCCCCTGGGCGTCGGGGCGCACCTGGAGCGGTGGGGCGTGCCGGAGGACCGGATCGTCGAGCTGGACTGGGCGGAGAGCCACCGGATCGGCGGGCTGACCATCACCGCGACCGCCGCCCAGCACTTCTCCGGCCGGGGGTTGCGCCGCGACGGCACGCTGTGGAGTTCGTGGGTGGTGGCCGGGGCCCACCGCCGGGTCTTCTACACCGGCGACTCCGGCTACTTCGACGGCTACGCCGAGATCGGCGCCGAGCACGGCCCGTTCGACGTGACGCTGATCCAGATCGGCGCGTACGACCGGGCGTGGCCGAGCATCCACATGTTCCCCGAGGAGGCCGTCGCCGCCCACCTCGACCTGCGCGGCGGGCTGCTCCTGCCGGTGCACTGGGCGACGTTCAACCTGGCCCTGCACGACTGGTCGGAGCCGGTGGACCGGCTGTGGGCGGAGGCGAAGGCCCGCGACGTGCGGTTGGCGGTGCCCCGGCCCGGCGAGCGGGTGGTCGTCGACGACCCGCCGGCGGTCGACGGCTGGTGGCAGTCGATCGCCTGA
- a CDS encoding glycosyltransferase family 4 protein, with translation MGNLRIAILLRTAEGCLWTLPQIDELRRRGHEVIVILPAGPGALRERLRERGVETVDSPFHFRFRPTPGAVRGLWRLRRLLRALRPDVLNYHLYAAALAARAAAFRLPLRRVHMVAGPLYLESPVVRPVERLLWRLDDLIICCTQHISTHYQALGCPAERRPVAQYGVDLGHFDPARVGPTGTAAPTRATARASVRAELGLDDDVFVALMVANTYTPKRIAFRGQNIKGHDVLLAAWRDFHAAHPRSRLLMAGVGFTEAGEAHRRRLMDRFADDRSVVWLGRLPDLRPYFLAADVNVTPSLSEGSNGVVREASAMGRPSIVSDAGGLPEAVDGSFAWIVPRGDAAALGEALATAHRAFVAGELDGMGRRAREHALRAFDRTAAAEAVADMVTGRPAADRAADVPVP, from the coding sequence GTGGGCAACCTTCGCATCGCCATCCTGCTGCGCACGGCCGAGGGCTGCCTCTGGACGCTTCCGCAGATCGACGAGCTGCGGCGGCGCGGCCACGAGGTGATCGTGATCCTCCCCGCAGGTCCGGGCGCGCTGCGGGAGCGGCTGCGGGAGCGCGGCGTCGAGACGGTCGACTCCCCGTTCCACTTCCGGTTCCGCCCCACGCCGGGGGCGGTGCGGGGGCTGTGGCGACTGCGCCGGCTGCTGCGCGCGCTCCGGCCCGACGTCCTGAACTACCACCTGTACGCGGCGGCCCTGGCCGCCCGGGCAGCGGCGTTCCGGCTCCCGCTGCGCCGGGTGCACATGGTCGCCGGGCCGCTCTACCTGGAGTCGCCGGTGGTCCGGCCCGTAGAGCGCCTGCTGTGGCGGCTGGACGACCTCATCATCTGCTGCACGCAGCACATCTCGACGCACTACCAGGCCCTCGGCTGCCCGGCCGAGCGGCGGCCGGTGGCCCAGTACGGGGTCGACCTGGGCCACTTCGACCCCGCCCGGGTGGGGCCGACCGGCACCGCCGCCCCGACCCGCGCCACGGCCCGCGCCTCGGTCCGGGCGGAGCTCGGCCTCGACGACGACGTCTTCGTCGCGCTCATGGTGGCCAACACGTACACGCCGAAACGGATCGCGTTCCGCGGCCAGAACATCAAGGGCCACGACGTCCTGCTGGCGGCGTGGCGCGACTTCCACGCCGCACACCCACGGTCCCGGCTGCTGATGGCGGGGGTGGGCTTCACCGAGGCCGGCGAGGCGCACCGCCGGCGGCTGATGGACAGGTTCGCCGACGACCGGAGCGTCGTGTGGTTGGGCCGCCTGCCCGACCTGCGCCCCTACTTCCTGGCCGCCGACGTCAACGTGACGCCGTCGCTGTCGGAGGGCAGCAACGGGGTGGTGCGCGAGGCGTCCGCCATGGGCCGTCCCAGCATCGTCAGCGACGCCGGTGGGCTGCCCGAGGCGGTGGACGGCAGCTTCGCCTGGATCGTGCCGCGCGGCGACGCGGCGGCCCTGGGGGAGGCGCTTGCGACCGCCCACCGCGCCTTCGTCGCCGGGGAACTCGACGGCATGGGTCGCCGCGCGCGGGAGCACGCGTTGCGGGCCTTCGACCGCACGGCGGCGGCGGAGGCGGTGGCCGACATGGTGACGGGGCGTCCTGCCGCGGACCGGGCCGCCGACGTGCCGGTTCCGTAA
- a CDS encoding DegT/DnrJ/EryC1/StrS family aminotransferase yields MVDQYCGGRPATRRIHLSPPDVGPAEEALVVAAMRSGWVAPAGPDLDAFERELAERVGCGHAVGVSSGTAALHLALLAVGAGPGTAVVVPTLTFVATANAVTYTGAEPVFVDCDPATGNLDVDLLPDLLDDLRRRGRRIAAVVAVDINGSCADYARLLPVCAAAGVPVVEDSAQALGSTYQGRQAGSFGRVGIFSFNGNKIMTTSSGGMLVSEDAGLIARARRLSTQAREPVAHYEHCDVGYNYRLSNVLAALGRAQLRRLDGMIERRRAMREHYAKVFAPVPGTRILGDGDTGSNCWLTSVVVDAATAGWRARDLGEHLAAHDIETRPMFKPMHRQPAHLDRCAVVTGAADRLFADSISLPSGSTLPGVDADRVLGLVEEFLGRHR; encoded by the coding sequence ATGGTGGACCAGTACTGCGGAGGCCGACCTGCCACCCGGCGGATCCACCTCTCCCCGCCCGACGTCGGTCCCGCCGAGGAGGCCCTCGTCGTCGCGGCGATGCGGTCGGGTTGGGTGGCGCCGGCCGGTCCCGACCTGGACGCCTTCGAGCGCGAGCTGGCCGAGCGGGTGGGCTGCGGGCACGCGGTGGGGGTCAGCAGCGGGACGGCCGCGCTGCATCTCGCCCTGCTCGCGGTCGGCGCGGGGCCCGGCACCGCCGTGGTGGTGCCGACGCTGACGTTCGTGGCGACGGCCAACGCGGTGACGTACACCGGGGCGGAGCCGGTCTTCGTCGACTGCGACCCGGCGACCGGGAACCTGGACGTCGACCTGCTGCCCGACCTGCTCGACGACCTGCGCCGCCGGGGCCGGCGGATCGCCGCCGTGGTGGCGGTGGACATCAACGGCTCCTGTGCGGACTACGCCCGCCTGCTGCCGGTCTGCGCGGCGGCGGGCGTGCCGGTGGTCGAGGACTCGGCCCAGGCCCTCGGCTCCACGTACCAGGGGCGGCAGGCCGGGAGCTTCGGGCGGGTGGGCATCTTCTCGTTCAACGGCAACAAGATCATGACGACGTCGAGCGGCGGGATGCTGGTCTCCGAGGACGCCGGGCTGATCGCCCGCGCCCGGCGGCTCTCGACGCAGGCCCGGGAGCCGGTCGCGCACTACGAGCACTGCGACGTCGGCTACAACTACCGGCTGAGCAACGTGCTCGCGGCACTCGGCCGGGCCCAGTTGCGCCGCCTCGACGGGATGATCGAACGGCGGCGCGCGATGCGGGAGCACTACGCGAAGGTCTTCGCCCCGGTTCCGGGCACGCGCATCCTCGGCGACGGGGACACCGGCTCGAACTGCTGGCTGACCTCGGTCGTGGTGGATGCGGCGACGGCCGGCTGGCGGGCCCGCGACCTCGGCGAGCACCTGGCGGCACACGACATCGAGACCCGGCCCATGTTCAAGCCGATGCACCGGCAGCCGGCCCACCTCGACCGGTGCGCGGTGGTGACCGGGGCGGCGGACCGGCTCTTCGCCGACAGCATCTCGTTGCCGAGCGGGTCAACGCTTCCCGGCGTCGACGCCGACCGCGTGCTCGGGCTGGTCGAGGAGTTCCTCGGTCGGCACCGGTGA
- a CDS encoding succinate dehydrogenase/fumarate reductase iron-sulfur subunit, translating to MNLTLRIWRQSGPADKGRMVTYQVDDVSPDMSFLEMLDVLNERLILSGEEPVAFDHDCREGICGMCGLMINGDAHGPQRGTTACQLHMRQFSDGDTIDIEPWRARAFPVIKDLVVNRSAFDKIIAAGGYITAPTGSAPEAHSVPVPKADADAAFSSAACIGCGACVAACPNGSGMLFTAAKVTQLSLLPQGQPERYTRVLGMVDAHDEAGFGGCTNTGECTAVCPKGIPLNTIGRLNRDYLAATAKRGGTPGS from the coding sequence GTGAACCTGACCCTGCGCATCTGGCGCCAGTCCGGCCCCGCCGACAAGGGCCGGATGGTGACCTACCAGGTCGACGACGTCTCCCCCGACATGTCGTTCCTGGAGATGCTCGACGTGCTCAACGAACGGCTGATCCTCTCCGGCGAGGAGCCGGTGGCGTTCGACCACGACTGCCGCGAGGGCATCTGCGGCATGTGCGGCCTGATGATCAACGGTGACGCGCACGGTCCGCAGCGCGGCACCACCGCCTGCCAGCTGCACATGCGACAGTTCTCCGACGGCGACACGATCGACATCGAGCCGTGGCGGGCGCGGGCCTTTCCGGTGATCAAGGATCTGGTGGTCAACCGGAGCGCCTTCGACAAGATCATCGCCGCCGGCGGGTACATCACCGCGCCGACCGGCAGCGCCCCCGAGGCCCACTCCGTGCCGGTCCCCAAGGCCGACGCCGACGCCGCGTTCTCCTCGGCCGCCTGCATCGGCTGCGGCGCCTGCGTGGCGGCCTGCCCGAACGGTTCCGGCATGCTGTTCACCGCCGCCAAGGTCACCCAGCTCTCGCTGCTGCCGCAGGGCCAGCCGGAGCGGTACACCCGGGTCCTCGGCATGGTCGACGCGCACGACGAGGCGGGCTTCGGCGGCTGCACCAACACCGGCGAGTGCACCGCGGTCTGCCCGAAGGGCATCCCGCTGAACACCATCGGCCGGCTCAACCGCGACTACCTGGCGGCCACCGCCAAGCGCGGCGGCACCCCCGGCTCCTGA